A stretch of Faecalibacterium duncaniae DNA encodes these proteins:
- a CDS encoding rhomboid family intramembrane serine protease, with product MNWITKLERKYGRFCIPNLINILIGGQILVYAIELFVNQYISFYLSLSRSALFAGQIWRLFTFVLVPFSGGGPLSVVLGIYFTWFVGSALEREWGDFRFNLYVLLGMAGAWLACLLTGSADTYCLSLSLLLAFAMLYPELQVLLFFVIPLKVKYFGIFAAALWVFSFLSMGMLGKLNYLLCMLGFLLFFGPQAWHNIRAWIRREQWKRKNRR from the coding sequence ATGAACTGGATCACCAAGCTGGAACGGAAATACGGCCGGTTCTGCATTCCCAACCTCATCAACATCCTCATCGGCGGCCAGATCCTGGTCTACGCCATTGAACTGTTTGTCAACCAGTATATTTCCTTTTATCTCTCCCTGAGCCGCAGTGCCCTGTTCGCCGGGCAGATCTGGCGGCTGTTCACCTTTGTGCTGGTGCCTTTTTCGGGCGGCGGGCCGCTCAGCGTGGTGCTGGGCATCTATTTTACCTGGTTCGTCGGCAGTGCGCTGGAACGGGAGTGGGGCGATTTCCGCTTCAACCTCTACGTCCTGCTGGGGATGGCAGGCGCGTGGCTGGCCTGCCTGCTGACAGGATCTGCCGATACCTACTGCCTGTCCCTCTCCCTTCTGCTGGCCTTTGCCATGCTTTACCCGGAACTGCAGGTGCTGCTCTTCTTCGTCATCCCCCTCAAGGTGAAGTATTTCGGCATCTTTGCCGCCGCCCTGTGGGTGTTCAGCTTCCTGAGCATGGGGATGCTGGGCAAGCTGAACTATCTGCTCTGTATGCTGGGCTTCCTTCTGTTCTTCGGGCCGCAGGCCTGGCATAACATCCGCGCTTGGATACGCCGGGAGCAGTGGAAGAGGAAAAATCGGAGATGA
- a CDS encoding gamma carbonic anhydrase family protein gives MLLPFGGKVPRDEGAVFVAPNATVLGDVVLGPGSSVWYGAVLRGDDGTLTLGENTNVQDNAVLHCDPGGAVTLGKNVTVGHCALVHGCTVGDGSLIGMHATLLNHCVVGKNCIIGAGALVPEGKIIPDDSLVVGVPGKIIKQVSPEQAAASLANAAHYVGEGRRHAAALRKEEKGETE, from the coding sequence ATGTTGTTGCCTTTTGGTGGAAAAGTTCCCCGGGACGAGGGTGCGGTGTTCGTGGCACCCAACGCCACGGTGCTGGGTGATGTGGTGCTGGGGCCGGGTTCCTCGGTCTGGTATGGTGCGGTTCTGCGCGGGGACGACGGCACCCTGACCCTGGGCGAGAACACCAATGTGCAGGATAATGCGGTGCTCCACTGTGACCCGGGCGGGGCGGTCACGCTGGGCAAAAACGTGACCGTGGGCCACTGTGCCCTTGTCCACGGGTGCACCGTGGGAGACGGTTCCCTGATCGGGATGCACGCCACCCTGCTCAACCACTGTGTTGTGGGCAAAAACTGCATCATCGGGGCCGGTGCGCTGGTGCCGGAAGGCAAGATCATCCCGGACGATTCCCTTGTGGTGGGGGTTCCGGGGAAGATCATCAAGCAGGTCAGCCCCGAGCAGGCAGCCGCCAGCCTTGCCAATGCCGCCCACTATGTGGGGGAAGGCCGCCGTCACGCCGCAGCCCTGCGGAAAGAGGAAAAAGGTGAAACTGAATGA
- a CDS encoding D-alanyl-D-alanine carboxypeptidase family protein, whose translation MQNSTLFRRAAALLLTAALALTLILPGLAAYEMPIQTVNEGESVYLFNADIDKPILEQNADQQRYIASLTKMMTALLFLESGKDMNAEITIPASLTQEFKDIQNANGSTINLRIGETVRRIDLLYGLLVASANDAASAIASDVSDGDLTAFVARMNQRAKELGCTSTSFTCVHGLYDYGNVSSAHDLALIAKACAENETYMQVANTLSYTLPATNLHQNERTITSTNLMLNPEYPYYRDYIRGMKTGFTTLAGRCYVTFAQKDGHTYGLVVLGSDLDNIYREASEILDWAFASFSDRELVDTETPLTTAPLKKCRSYEEVELYAAAPVSGYGHADDKVTFTYNLQKNISATVKDGAVLGTATVYLDGYEVGTVDLVTHQEYVSDFRTDLQSTLLLMAALIVLLAVLSFFTLVAGGGSLNLGRRRKARRR comes from the coding sequence ATGCAGAACTCTACTCTCTTCCGCCGGGCGGCGGCCCTGCTGCTGACCGCAGCGCTGGCCCTGACCCTTATCCTGCCCGGTCTGGCCGCATACGAAATGCCCATCCAGACCGTGAACGAGGGCGAGTCGGTCTATCTGTTCAACGCGGACATCGACAAGCCCATTCTGGAACAGAACGCGGACCAGCAGCGCTACATTGCCAGCCTGACCAAGATGATGACAGCCCTGCTGTTTCTGGAAAGCGGCAAGGACATGAACGCGGAGATCACCATCCCCGCCAGCCTGACCCAGGAGTTCAAGGACATCCAGAACGCCAACGGCAGCACCATCAACCTGCGCATCGGTGAAACGGTGCGCCGCATCGACCTGCTGTACGGCCTGCTGGTGGCCAGCGCCAACGACGCAGCCAGTGCGATCGCCAGTGATGTTTCGGACGGCGACCTGACCGCCTTTGTGGCCCGGATGAACCAGCGTGCCAAAGAGCTGGGCTGCACCAGCACCAGCTTTACCTGCGTGCACGGCCTGTATGATTACGGCAACGTCTCCTCGGCCCACGATCTGGCCCTGATTGCCAAAGCCTGCGCCGAGAACGAGACCTATATGCAGGTGGCAAACACCCTGAGTTATACCCTGCCTGCCACCAACCTGCACCAGAACGAGCGCACCATCACCTCCACCAACCTGATGCTCAACCCGGAGTACCCCTACTACCGGGATTACATCCGGGGCATGAAGACCGGTTTTACCACCCTGGCGGGTCGGTGCTATGTGACCTTTGCTCAGAAGGACGGCCACACCTACGGGCTGGTGGTGCTGGGCTCCGACCTTGACAACATTTACAGGGAGGCCTCCGAGATCCTGGACTGGGCCTTTGCAAGTTTTTCTGACCGGGAACTGGTGGACACCGAGACCCCGCTGACCACCGCCCCCCTGAAGAAGTGCCGCTCTTATGAGGAAGTGGAGCTTTACGCTGCCGCGCCAGTCAGCGGCTACGGCCATGCGGACGACAAGGTAACCTTCACCTACAACCTTCAGAAGAACATCTCCGCCACCGTCAAGGACGGAGCTGTCCTCGGCACGGCCACGGTTTATCTGGACGGCTATGAGGTGGGCACGGTAGACCTTGTGACCCATCAGGAGTATGTCTCCGACTTTCGCACCGACCTTCAGTCCACGCTTCTCCTGATGGCGGCCCTCATCGTTCTTCTGGCTGTTCTCAGCTTCTTCACCCTTGTTGCCGGGGGCGGCTCACTGAATCTGGGCCGGCGCAGAAAAGCACGGAGAAGATGA
- the mgtE gene encoding magnesium transporter produces MEMEEKKNELTEAALPVQELPADIPDEVRQKLVRDLNEEATEDLKQDIREAEKEEARDEEVKADPEMLTKSRLLKMLVKKQYVKLREVTEEEQPADLAELLEELDENNRLVVFRLLKKEVATEAFAYMSDEARDDLVNAFSDVELVSAIEEMSLDDAADLLEDMPAGVVKRVLEKSSKQTRESLNKLLNYPESSAGSLMTPEYVRLKKEMNVRQALDAIRRQGENAETVYINYVVERNRLKGVVSARDLLLADPDTPLVDIMDDNVVTVKVTDDQEFVAREMQRYDFTAMPVVDNEGMFVGIITIDDAIDVLTDESTEDMQKMAAILPADEATTYFGTSVWTHAKQRIPWLLILMLSATFTGMVTTHYEEAFVSLPLLVSFMPMLMDTAGNCGNQISTLMVRGLALGEVEPADFLKVLAKELRVSAIVGAVLGLVNGLRIYLMYTFIFAGQYDNVMGYAIVVSVSLFFSVILAKLVGGMLPLAAKKLGADPAIMATPFITTIVDACSLILYFQIAQIVFRNMM; encoded by the coding sequence ATGGAAATGGAAGAAAAGAAAAACGAACTGACCGAGGCTGCCCTGCCTGTGCAGGAGCTGCCCGCTGATATCCCGGACGAGGTGCGCCAGAAGCTGGTCAGAGATCTGAACGAGGAAGCCACAGAGGATCTGAAGCAGGACATCCGGGAGGCCGAGAAAGAGGAGGCCCGGGACGAGGAGGTCAAGGCTGACCCCGAGATGCTGACCAAGAGCCGCCTGCTCAAGATGCTGGTAAAAAAGCAGTACGTCAAGCTGCGCGAGGTCACCGAGGAGGAGCAGCCTGCCGACCTGGCAGAGCTGCTGGAGGAGCTGGACGAGAACAACCGTCTGGTGGTGTTCCGCCTGCTGAAAAAGGAAGTGGCCACTGAGGCCTTCGCCTATATGTCCGATGAAGCCCGGGATGACCTGGTCAACGCCTTCTCCGACGTGGAGCTGGTCAGCGCCATTGAGGAGATGAGCCTGGACGATGCCGCCGACCTGCTGGAGGATATGCCCGCAGGCGTGGTCAAGCGGGTGCTGGAGAAATCCTCCAAGCAGACCCGCGAGAGCCTGAACAAACTGCTGAACTACCCCGAGAGCTCGGCCGGCAGCCTGATGACCCCTGAATATGTCCGGCTGAAAAAAGAGATGAATGTCCGGCAGGCGCTGGATGCCATCCGGCGGCAGGGCGAGAACGCCGAGACCGTCTATATCAACTATGTTGTGGAACGCAACCGCCTGAAGGGTGTTGTCTCTGCCCGTGACCTGCTGCTGGCAGACCCTGATACCCCGCTGGTCGATATTATGGACGACAACGTGGTCACCGTGAAGGTCACGGATGACCAGGAGTTCGTGGCCCGTGAGATGCAGCGCTACGACTTTACCGCAATGCCCGTTGTGGACAACGAGGGCATGTTTGTGGGCATTATCACCATCGACGATGCAATCGATGTTCTGACCGATGAGAGCACCGAGGATATGCAGAAGATGGCCGCCATTCTGCCTGCGGATGAGGCCACGACTTATTTTGGCACCAGTGTCTGGACCCACGCCAAGCAGCGCATCCCCTGGCTGCTGATCCTGATGCTGTCGGCCACCTTTACTGGTATGGTCACCACCCATTACGAGGAAGCCTTTGTGAGCCTGCCCCTGCTGGTCTCCTTCATGCCCATGCTGATGGATACCGCTGGCAACTGCGGCAACCAGATCAGCACCCTGATGGTGCGCGGTCTGGCGCTGGGCGAGGTGGAACCCGCCGATTTCCTCAAGGTGCTGGCCAAGGAACTCCGTGTTTCTGCGATCGTGGGTGCGGTGCTGGGCCTGGTGAACGGTTTGCGTATCTACTTGATGTACACCTTCATCTTTGCCGGTCAGTATGACAATGTGATGGGCTACGCAATCGTCGTCAGTGTGTCGCTGTTCTTCAGCGTCATCCTGGCAAAGCTGGTGGGCGGTATGCTGCCCCTTGCCGCCAAGAAGCTGGGTGCGGACCCGGCCATCATGGCGACCCCCTTCATCACCACCATCGTGGATGCCTGCAGCTTGATCTTGTACTTCCAGATCGCGCAGATCGTGTTCCGGAATATGATGTAA
- a CDS encoding type II toxin-antitoxin system RelE/ParE family toxin, translating to MECYDVDFYHKENGDCPVDDFLESLDTKMRAKVLGAVALLEANGPQLREPYSKFIGDGIFEIRAKQSSNITRVLYFFYIGKRIVLTNGFIKKTQKTPPEEIALAKKYRADYLERKEKIS from the coding sequence TTGGAATGTTACGATGTAGACTTCTACCATAAGGAGAATGGCGACTGTCCGGTAGATGATTTTCTGGAATCCCTTGACACCAAAATGCGTGCAAAGGTATTGGGTGCTGTCGCACTGCTGGAAGCCAACGGACCACAGCTGCGGGAGCCCTACTCCAAATTTATTGGGGACGGAATTTTTGAGATCCGTGCTAAGCAGAGCAGCAATATCACACGTGTTCTGTATTTCTTTTACATTGGAAAGCGCATTGTTCTGACCAACGGCTTTATCAAGAAAACGCAAAAAACACCACCAGAGGAAATTGCCCTGGCCAAAAAATATCGTGCAGACTATCTTGAACGAAAGGAGAAGATATCGTGA
- a CDS encoding biotin--[acetyl-CoA-carboxylase] ligase, whose product MSINEVRYLPECGSTNAYMKEHFEEFGPVGAVYTTNQTAGRGRLGRTWVNAEGKALYYTVAIREPLAQPATLPLLASLAVRRQLALRYGVDCQIKWPNDLLLNGKKIVGILCESVCYGYQQQGRGILCGIGINLAQPQSYFDAADLPHGTSLALQGAAIDLEQDPGWLAEALTDFGFDRPLYTFARDGFAPFREEYKAACVNIGRRVTFDLPDGGQGAGEAVDVDEEGRLVVRTDSGEEHVFTGEVSVRGIYGSL is encoded by the coding sequence ATGAGCATCAATGAGGTGCGTTATCTGCCCGAATGCGGCAGCACCAACGCGTATATGAAAGAGCATTTTGAAGAGTTTGGCCCGGTGGGCGCGGTATACACCACCAACCAGACCGCCGGGCGGGGCCGCCTGGGCCGCACCTGGGTCAACGCCGAGGGCAAGGCGCTGTACTACACAGTCGCCATCCGGGAGCCGCTGGCGCAGCCCGCCACCCTGCCCCTGCTGGCCAGCCTTGCCGTGCGCAGACAGCTGGCCCTGCGCTACGGCGTGGACTGCCAGATCAAGTGGCCCAACGACCTGCTGCTGAACGGCAAAAAGATCGTGGGCATCCTGTGCGAAAGCGTCTGCTACGGCTACCAGCAGCAGGGCCGGGGCATCCTGTGCGGCATTGGCATCAACCTGGCCCAGCCGCAGAGTTATTTTGATGCCGCCGACCTGCCCCATGGCACCTCGCTGGCCCTGCAGGGTGCCGCGATCGATCTGGAGCAGGATCCCGGCTGGCTGGCCGAGGCCCTGACGGATTTCGGCTTTGATCGGCCCCTGTACACCTTTGCGCGGGATGGCTTTGCACCTTTCCGGGAGGAGTACAAGGCCGCCTGTGTCAACATCGGACGGCGGGTGACCTTTGACCTGCCGGACGGCGGGCAGGGAGCAGGCGAGGCCGTGGATGTGGATGAGGAGGGCCGTCTTGTTGTCCGCACCGACAGCGGCGAGGAGCATGTGTTCACCGGCGAGGTCTCCGTGCGCGGCATCTACGGTTCCCTTTGA